Proteins encoded in a region of the Paenibacillus sp. E222 genome:
- the ahrC gene encoding transcriptional regulator AhrC/ArgR translates to MKGQRHIKIREIISQNEIETQDDLVEALRKSGFQVTQATVSRDIKELLLIKIPMDDGRYKYSLPTDQRYNPIQKLKRALVDNFLHIDHTNNLVVMKCLPGTANSIAALLDNIEWTEVMGTICGDDTILIICRTESNSVTVIERIMGYIS, encoded by the coding sequence ATGAAAGGACAACGACACATTAAGATACGTGAAATCATTAGTCAAAACGAAATTGAAACCCAGGATGATCTGGTTGAAGCTTTGCGGAAATCCGGATTTCAGGTGACTCAAGCCACGGTATCACGGGATATTAAGGAGCTTCTTTTAATCAAGATCCCGATGGATGATGGACGATATAAGTATTCGCTGCCTACAGACCAACGATATAATCCGATTCAGAAACTGAAACGGGCCCTCGTGGATAACTTCTTACACATCGATCATACAAACAATCTGGTCGTGATGAAGTGTTTGCCTGGCACAGCTAACTCCATTGCTGCCTTGCTCGATAATATTGAGTGGACTGAAGTGATGGGCACCATCTGTGGAGATGATACGATACTCATTATCTGCCGGACGGAAAGTAACAGTGTGACCGTAATCGAGCGGATTATGGGTTATATTTCCTAG
- a CDS encoding TlyA family RNA methyltransferase has protein sequence MSLPKERIDVLLVEQGYYESREKAKAAIMAGLVYANNERIEKAGMKIPREAELKVKGSVHPYVGRGGLKLEKAIRHFDLDMNGLVMLDIGSSTGGFTDCALQHGASHVYAIDVGYNQLDWSLRNDKRVTVMERTNFRYVTPEDLHGPVPNFASIDVSFISLRIILPPLLALLKQPADIVALIKPQFEAGREKVGKSGVVRDTKVHKDVLQTMLRFANELGLKLNGLTFSPITGGEGNIEFLAHWRLEEPEATLQENVQASLDALADQVAMEAAHTFTGNSS, from the coding sequence ATGTCACTCCCGAAAGAACGAATTGATGTTCTGCTGGTTGAGCAGGGATATTACGAAAGTCGTGAGAAGGCAAAAGCTGCAATCATGGCTGGTCTGGTATATGCCAACAATGAGCGGATTGAAAAAGCGGGCATGAAGATTCCACGGGAAGCCGAACTGAAAGTAAAGGGTTCAGTACATCCCTATGTCGGCAGAGGCGGATTAAAGCTTGAAAAAGCGATCCGTCACTTCGATCTCGACATGAATGGACTTGTGATGCTCGATATCGGTTCATCCACTGGTGGATTTACCGATTGTGCCTTACAACATGGCGCATCTCATGTATATGCCATCGACGTAGGTTATAATCAGCTGGATTGGTCACTCCGTAATGATAAACGGGTTACTGTAATGGAAAGAACCAATTTTCGTTATGTGACTCCAGAAGATCTACATGGACCTGTGCCGAATTTTGCCAGTATTGATGTATCTTTTATTTCGCTGAGAATTATTTTGCCACCGTTGCTGGCACTTCTGAAGCAACCGGCAGACATTGTAGCCTTAATTAAACCCCAGTTTGAAGCAGGCCGTGAGAAAGTTGGCAAGTCAGGTGTTGTTCGTGATACTAAGGTTCACAAGGACGTTTTGCAGACGATGCTTCGTTTCGCCAATGAACTTGGATTAAAGCTGAACGGTTTAACATTTTCGCCGATTACAGGCGGAGAAGGCAATATCGAATTTCTCGCTCACTGGCGTCTGGAAGAACCAGAAGCAACACTACAAGAGAACGTTCAGGCTTCACTTGATGCACTTGCAGATCAAGTTGCAATGGAAGCTGCCCATACTTTTACAGGAAACTCATCATAG
- the recN gene encoding DNA repair protein RecN yields MLVTLSIRNLAVVEEVDVVFHPGFHVLSGETGAGKSIIIDALGLIAGGRSSADLIRYGCEKAEMEALFEMEPSHPVWETLEKLGIHCEPEEHLVIRRELNTQGKSTSRINGQLVNLTMLREVGEKLINIHGQHEHQSLLRAESHLGLLDTYGAAIIGPVKTEYQARYSKFITAEKELRALQESSQRAYQLLDMYRFQLEEIAAASLTQGEDELLGEERVKLSHSEKMMDSVAGAYDLLSGQRGLEAVSIALSRIEDISGYDSKGLQPIVEQLQSAFYQLEDATFQLRDYREKIEFNPGRLEEVEQRLNLISGLRRKYGDSVELILNYYEQISHETDQLENKDERLEKLRNERDKLLKLVMESAEELSRVRKQCAEELAAQVESELKDLQMERTTLRVQITPFEDAKGIEWNGRRIRLTRQGADNAEFLISPNPGEPLRPLGKIASGGELSRMMLAMKSIFARHDRIPVLIFDEVDTGVSGRAAQSIAEKLYRLSSTCQVFSITHLPQVACMADHQYLIEKHVYDGRTMTQVESLSDEGRVKELARMLGGVEITEKTLHHAQEMLNLAEAKKG; encoded by the coding sequence ATGTTAGTAACATTGTCGATTCGTAATCTGGCTGTTGTAGAAGAAGTTGATGTGGTTTTCCACCCGGGCTTCCATGTCTTGTCTGGTGAAACGGGAGCAGGTAAATCGATTATTATTGATGCCCTGGGTTTGATTGCAGGTGGACGAAGCTCTGCCGATCTGATCCGTTATGGATGTGAGAAGGCCGAGATGGAGGCTCTGTTTGAAATGGAGCCAAGCCATCCGGTATGGGAAACGCTGGAGAAGCTTGGTATCCATTGTGAGCCGGAGGAGCATCTCGTGATTCGCCGTGAACTGAATACCCAAGGCAAAAGTACATCTCGTATTAACGGCCAATTGGTCAATTTAACGATGCTCCGTGAAGTTGGAGAGAAATTAATTAATATTCACGGACAACATGAACATCAAAGTTTGTTGCGCGCAGAAAGTCATCTGGGGCTTCTGGATACATACGGGGCAGCAATCATCGGTCCAGTCAAAACGGAATATCAGGCACGCTACAGTAAATTTATTACGGCGGAAAAAGAACTGCGTGCACTTCAGGAATCCAGTCAACGTGCGTATCAATTGCTGGACATGTATCGCTTTCAGCTTGAAGAGATTGCAGCGGCTTCTCTAACGCAGGGTGAGGATGAATTACTCGGAGAAGAACGGGTCAAACTATCCCATAGCGAGAAAATGATGGACAGTGTTGCTGGTGCATATGATTTGCTTAGCGGTCAACGTGGGTTAGAAGCTGTAAGTATCGCATTGTCACGAATTGAAGATATATCAGGATATGACAGCAAAGGCTTGCAGCCTATTGTTGAACAGCTCCAGTCTGCATTTTATCAGCTGGAGGACGCGACGTTTCAGTTGCGTGATTATCGGGAGAAGATCGAATTTAACCCGGGTAGATTGGAAGAAGTGGAACAGCGGCTGAATCTGATTTCTGGCCTCAGACGGAAATACGGCGACAGTGTGGAACTTATTTTGAATTATTATGAACAAATTAGCCATGAGACCGACCAGCTGGAGAACAAGGATGAACGTCTGGAGAAGCTGCGTAATGAACGTGACAAATTGCTCAAATTAGTCATGGAGTCTGCGGAGGAGCTCAGCCGGGTTCGTAAACAATGTGCCGAGGAACTTGCAGCGCAGGTGGAGAGTGAGCTAAAGGATCTGCAGATGGAGAGAACGACGTTACGCGTTCAGATTACGCCTTTTGAAGATGCAAAAGGGATTGAATGGAATGGGCGTCGCATTCGTCTTACGCGTCAGGGTGCAGATAATGCAGAATTCCTGATTTCTCCGAATCCAGGTGAGCCTTTACGTCCGCTCGGCAAGATTGCTTCCGGTGGTGAGTTGTCCCGAATGATGCTGGCGATGAAGAGTATTTTCGCACGTCATGACCGGATTCCGGTGTTGATCTTTGACGAGGTGGATACGGGGGTAAGCGGAAGAGCAGCACAATCCATTGCGGAGAAATTATATCGCCTGTCCTCCACTTGCCAAGTATTCTCTATTACTCACTTGCCACAGGTCGCCTGTATGGCGGATCATCAGTATCTCATCGAAAAGCATGTGTATGATGGACGCACGATGACACAAGTGGAGTCGCTGTCAGACGAAGGCAGAGTGAAGGAATTGGCACGTATGCTGGGCGGAGTGGAAATTACAGAAAAAACGCTGCATCATGCACAGGAAATGTTGAATTTGGCGGAAGCCAAAAAAGGGTGA
- a CDS encoding EAL domain-containing protein, whose product MRNRMLTTYFQPILNLQDGRCLGYEILNRPPISDLFPNAESFYQFIGHTDQVFTFERFCREISIERFRDSLTTECYPDSTVVFLNIHPQVLADSTYRSGETISLLNSYGLSPEQVVFELTEKQAVQDYVEFERILSNYRSQGFRIAIDDAGSGYSSLKAIVSLKPDFIKLDRALISRVDTHPDQQHIVRILKQFAVDSGTSIIAEGIERYEEIHFLRREGIEYGQGYALGRPDTVLRPSPLSFPG is encoded by the coding sequence ATGCGTAATAGAATGCTTACTACATATTTTCAGCCAATTTTGAATCTGCAGGACGGGCGATGTCTTGGATACGAGATATTAAACCGTCCTCCCATATCTGATCTTTTTCCAAATGCAGAATCTTTTTATCAATTCATTGGTCATACGGATCAGGTGTTCACATTTGAACGCTTCTGTCGTGAGATTTCGATTGAAAGATTCAGAGACTCTTTAACTACAGAATGTTATCCCGACAGTACCGTTGTTTTTTTAAATATACATCCTCAAGTTTTAGCGGATTCTACTTACCGCAGCGGAGAAACAATCAGTCTATTGAACAGTTATGGTCTATCCCCTGAGCAAGTGGTCTTCGAGCTAACCGAAAAACAGGCAGTCCAGGACTATGTAGAATTCGAACGCATACTCTCGAATTATCGCTCACAGGGCTTTCGGATTGCCATTGATGATGCGGGTTCCGGGTATAGCAGTCTGAAGGCGATTGTAAGTCTAAAACCTGATTTTATTAAATTGGACAGAGCGCTGATTAGTCGAGTGGATACACATCCGGATCAGCAGCACATTGTTAGAATTCTTAAACAATTTGCTGTCGACTCGGGGACCAGTATCATCGCGGAAGGCATCGAGCGTTACGAGGAAATTCATTTTTTACGACGTGAAGGTATCGAATACGGTCAGGGTTACGCCCTTGGAAGGCCTGACACAGTATTAAGGCCGTCTCCCTTATCTTTTCCCGGGTAA
- the spoIVB gene encoding SpoIVB peptidase, whose product MNSPLRKKLLGLLFAFFLCVISQVIQPVQSYASLPDELQVFAGRQADVHLAVPAASSAVVDRPDIIGFDGKETAVHVTKQQPLHLHPQQTGHAKLTLKLWGKIPVKTVNVNVIPDLRVVPGGQTIGVKVKSAGILVVGHHLVRSGQDERVSPGESAGIKLGDLITHMDGKRLDGVSGVAEAVELAGKSKKGIDVVLKRGKETVKTRLTPAYDAEDKAWRLGLYIRDSAAGVGTLTFYAPDQGVYGALGHVITDMNTQTSIVVGSGQIVQSNVTSISKSESGDPGEKRAHFLKESKILGNIERNTAFGIFGKMSGNPEHSLYSKGIPVAFSHEVKEGPAEILTVVEGQQVERFSIDIVHVADQSEPATKGLVLRITDPKLLDKTGGIVQGMSGSPIVQNGKLIGAVTHVFVNDPKSGYGCFIEWMLQDAGVMMKKEHAKNLKAG is encoded by the coding sequence TTGAATTCCCCCCTCAGGAAGAAATTGCTAGGTCTTTTATTTGCCTTCTTTCTATGTGTGATCAGCCAGGTCATTCAGCCTGTGCAAAGTTATGCTTCATTGCCTGATGAACTTCAGGTATTTGCAGGCAGGCAAGCTGACGTTCATCTCGCTGTACCGGCTGCTTCAAGCGCTGTTGTGGACCGTCCTGACATCATTGGTTTTGATGGAAAGGAAACTGCGGTCCATGTAACGAAGCAACAACCTTTGCATCTTCATCCCCAACAAACGGGACATGCCAAATTAACGTTGAAGTTGTGGGGCAAAATTCCGGTGAAAACGGTTAACGTAAACGTGATTCCGGATTTGCGTGTAGTACCCGGGGGACAAACCATTGGCGTCAAAGTAAAATCTGCAGGTATTCTGGTTGTGGGGCACCATCTGGTCCGTTCTGGACAAGATGAACGTGTATCCCCTGGAGAATCAGCAGGGATTAAGCTCGGGGACCTGATTACTCATATGGACGGTAAACGTCTTGATGGTGTATCGGGCGTAGCTGAAGCTGTTGAGCTTGCAGGCAAGAGCAAAAAAGGAATTGATGTGGTGTTAAAACGCGGCAAAGAAACAGTTAAGACGCGTTTGACACCGGCTTATGATGCCGAAGACAAAGCCTGGAGGCTGGGATTGTACATTCGTGACTCTGCTGCAGGTGTAGGGACATTAACCTTTTATGCTCCGGATCAGGGCGTATATGGCGCTCTGGGACATGTTATTACGGATATGAACACACAGACCTCCATCGTTGTTGGTAGTGGTCAGATTGTTCAGTCTAATGTAACATCGATCTCCAAGAGTGAGTCCGGTGATCCGGGGGAAAAACGAGCTCATTTCCTGAAAGAAAGCAAAATTCTGGGCAATATTGAACGTAATACGGCTTTTGGTATCTTTGGTAAAATGTCCGGTAATCCTGAACATAGCTTGTATTCAAAAGGCATTCCCGTTGCTTTTTCCCATGAAGTAAAAGAAGGTCCTGCGGAAATTCTCACTGTCGTTGAGGGCCAGCAGGTGGAACGATTCTCGATTGATATTGTACACGTAGCAGACCAATCCGAACCGGCAACCAAAGGCCTGGTGCTTCGAATCACAGATCCGAAGCTGCTGGATAAGACCGGAGGCATTGTGCAAGGCATGAGCGGCAGCCCCATTGTGCAAAACGGTAAACTGATTGGTGCTGTGACCCATGTGTTTGTCAATGATCCGAAATCAGGTTATGGCTGCTTCATTGAGTGGATGCTACAGGATGCAGGAGTCATGATGAAAAAGGAACATGCGAAAAACCTTAAGGCGGGTTAA
- the spo0A gene encoding sporulation transcription factor Spo0A yields the protein MQKIEVLLADDNREFTNLLAEYISEQEDMEVTGIAYNGEEVLQLLEQTRDVPDVLILDIIMPHLDGLGVLERLRNLNLSPQPKVIMLTAFGQENITQRAVQLGASYYILKPFDMEVLANRVRQLVGTQTTISTGGGGGSSMFMNKSNVVPMGKHKNLDASITSIIHEIGVPAHIKGYQYLREAITMVYNNIEILGAITKTLYPAIAEKFKTTPSRVERAIRHAIEVAWTRGNIDSISHLFGYTINISKSKPTNSEFIAMVADKLRIEHKVS from the coding sequence TTGCAAAAAATTGAGGTATTGCTGGCCGATGATAATCGTGAATTTACGAATTTGCTTGCCGAATATATATCCGAACAGGAAGATATGGAAGTAACCGGAATTGCATACAATGGAGAAGAAGTGCTGCAGTTGCTGGAGCAGACTCGCGATGTACCGGATGTACTCATTCTGGATATTATTATGCCTCACCTGGATGGACTTGGTGTTTTGGAGCGTCTGCGCAACCTGAATCTGTCTCCACAGCCCAAAGTCATTATGCTTACGGCTTTCGGACAAGAGAATATCACGCAGCGTGCCGTGCAACTCGGAGCTTCTTATTACATCCTGAAACCGTTTGACATGGAAGTGCTCGCGAATCGTGTGCGTCAACTGGTGGGCACGCAAACTACGATCTCCACAGGTGGTGGTGGCGGTTCATCGATGTTTATGAACAAGTCCAACGTGGTACCGATGGGTAAACACAAAAATTTGGATGCAAGCATTACGTCCATCATACATGAAATCGGCGTTCCTGCGCATATTAAAGGATATCAGTATTTACGCGAAGCCATCACCATGGTGTATAACAATATCGAAATTTTGGGTGCCATCACCAAAACCCTGTACCCAGCGATTGCCGAAAAGTTCAAAACAACGCCGTCTCGCGTCGAACGAGCCATCCGTCATGCCATTGAAGTGGCTTGGACACGTGGCAACATCGACAGCATCAGCCACCTGTTTGGCTATACGATCAACATCAGCAAGTCGAAACCGACGAATTCCGAATTCATCGCGATGGTTGCTGACAAGCTGAGAATTGAGCATAAGGTGTCCTGA
- the xseA gene encoding exodeoxyribonuclease VII large subunit, with translation MADQKIYSIKDLNRYIRMKLESDQVLSDVWLRGEISNFTHHSSGHMYFTLKDKDSRIKSIMFASHNQRLPFVPKEGARVIARGNVSVYERDGQYQFYATHMQPDGIGSLYMAYEQLKKKLEDEGLFSASRKRPIPRFPQTIGVVTSPTGAAVRDIMITLQRRYPSAQVILYPVLVQGKGAAPSIVKAINNLNRMGEADVLIVGRGGGSLEELWAFNEEIVARAIVGSAIPVISAVGHETDFTIADFAADLRAATPTAAAELAVPNRAELLDQIAQRQRQLQHSLRQRAVHNRERLARLQRSPVLVHPRRTLMQHTERLDMLQQRLLRTVDTRMKWTTEKQERLRAALQRFNPREQVNAARRENASARRQLEVAIRSITRAKQQQWKSSVRHLDALSPLKVMSRGYSLVYDEQEQRLIKSMKDVQPGDSIKIKLTDGQLDCQVWGMKEDDNTHGE, from the coding sequence GTGGCAGATCAAAAGATTTACTCCATCAAAGACCTGAACCGATACATCCGGATGAAACTGGAATCGGATCAGGTACTGTCGGATGTATGGCTGCGCGGAGAGATCTCCAATTTTACACATCACTCCAGCGGTCATATGTATTTTACATTGAAGGACAAGGACAGCCGAATTAAGTCCATTATGTTTGCTTCCCATAATCAACGATTGCCCTTTGTACCGAAGGAGGGTGCAAGGGTTATTGCTCGTGGTAATGTTTCGGTATATGAGCGGGATGGACAATATCAGTTCTATGCCACACACATGCAACCGGACGGTATTGGAAGTCTGTATATGGCCTATGAGCAGCTGAAAAAAAAGCTGGAAGACGAGGGGCTGTTCTCTGCATCACGGAAAAGGCCGATTCCCCGTTTTCCACAGACGATTGGTGTGGTTACTTCACCTACAGGTGCTGCGGTAAGGGATATCATGATTACATTGCAGCGCAGATATCCATCTGCCCAAGTGATTCTATATCCAGTACTCGTTCAAGGTAAAGGTGCGGCTCCATCCATTGTGAAGGCCATCAATAACCTGAACCGAATGGGCGAAGCCGATGTGCTGATTGTTGGACGAGGCGGCGGATCACTGGAGGAGTTATGGGCTTTCAATGAGGAGATCGTGGCAAGAGCAATTGTGGGTTCGGCCATTCCTGTGATTTCAGCGGTTGGGCATGAAACGGATTTTACGATTGCCGATTTTGCTGCTGATCTGCGGGCGGCAACACCTACGGCTGCTGCCGAACTGGCAGTACCCAATCGAGCTGAGCTGCTTGATCAGATCGCTCAGCGCCAGCGTCAGCTGCAGCACAGTTTACGTCAGCGTGCTGTTCATAATCGGGAGAGATTGGCCAGATTGCAACGATCACCTGTGCTTGTGCATCCCAGACGTACCTTAATGCAGCATACGGAGCGGCTGGATATGCTGCAGCAGCGTCTTCTGCGAACTGTAGATACACGTATGAAATGGACGACCGAGAAACAGGAGCGTTTGCGTGCAGCGCTGCAGCGGTTCAATCCTCGTGAACAGGTGAATGCTGCAAGACGGGAGAATGCATCAGCCCGGCGTCAGCTGGAGGTTGCAATCCGATCCATCACGAGAGCGAAGCAGCAGCAGTGGAAATCATCTGTACGTCATTTGGATGCGCTAAGCCCGCTCAAAGTTATGTCACGCGGATACAGCCTTGTATACGACGAGCAGGAGCAACGATTGATCAAATCGATGAAGGATGTACAGCCAGGAGATTCGATAAAGATTAAATTAACAGACGGACAGCTGGACTGTCAGGTTTGGGGAATGAAGGAGGACGACAATACCCATGGCGAATGA
- a CDS encoding polyprenyl synthetase family protein, with amino-acid sequence MSNRPSFEMYLEEVTAEVTGELRQALPVHWDVPQSLVDAMQYSLMAGGKRLRPLLVVAAAEAFGAQRTAALPVACAVEMVHTYSLIHDDLPAMDNDDYRRGKLTNHKVFGEATAILAGDALLTHAFYSIVQAGRRSGVSADALLSIVEDLSELAGARGMVGGQVADMEGEQGMTDLAQLQYIHLHKTGDLIVFSLIAGARIGGATEGQLEALRVFGRDLGLAFQIQDDILDLTGDEQKMGKKTQSDVNQQKVTYPYFIGMDASLQEVKSLTQSAKDALVRAELPDPSRLMEIADYLMSRDH; translated from the coding sequence ATGAGTAATCGTCCTTCGTTTGAAATGTATCTTGAGGAAGTTACAGCTGAAGTGACGGGAGAGTTGAGGCAGGCTCTTCCTGTTCACTGGGATGTGCCTCAGTCACTGGTTGACGCGATGCAGTATTCACTTATGGCCGGGGGCAAACGCCTTCGTCCACTTCTGGTCGTTGCTGCGGCGGAAGCCTTCGGTGCACAGCGTACAGCTGCATTGCCGGTAGCCTGCGCCGTGGAGATGGTTCATACGTATTCGTTGATCCACGATGACCTGCCTGCTATGGATAATGACGACTATCGCAGGGGAAAATTAACGAATCACAAAGTGTTTGGTGAAGCGACTGCTATATTGGCTGGCGATGCACTGTTAACGCATGCTTTTTACAGTATTGTTCAGGCAGGTCGTCGCAGCGGTGTGTCAGCAGACGCATTATTGTCCATTGTGGAGGATTTGTCCGAACTGGCAGGAGCAAGAGGCATGGTTGGCGGACAAGTGGCCGATATGGAAGGCGAGCAGGGCATGACAGATCTTGCCCAATTGCAATATATTCATCTGCACAAGACCGGAGATTTAATTGTGTTTTCCCTCATTGCTGGCGCTCGTATTGGTGGTGCGACAGAAGGACAGTTGGAGGCGCTGCGTGTATTTGGCAGAGACCTGGGGCTGGCATTCCAGATTCAGGACGATATTCTGGACCTGACGGGTGACGAGCAGAAAATGGGAAAGAAAACGCAAAGTGATGTGAATCAGCAGAAGGTCACATACCCCTATTTTATTGGCATGGATGCCTCTCTTCAAGAGGTGAAGTCCCTGACGCAATCAGCTAAAGATGCACTTGTTAGAGCGGAGTTACCTGACCCTTCCCGACTGATGGAGATCGCAGATTATCTGATGAGTCGAGATCATTAG
- the dxs gene encoding 1-deoxy-D-xylulose-5-phosphate synthase codes for MLLPQIKQPSDLKSMSQDDLVLLSAEIRQFLIEKLSVTGGHLAPNLGVVELTVALHYCYNSPVDKMIFDVGHQAYVHKVLTGRMDRFDTLRQHNGLCGFVKRNESEHDVWEAGHSSTSLSAAMGMALARDLKGENNQVIAMIGDGALTGGMAFEALNHIGHEQKKLMVILNDNEMSIAPNVGAMHKYLSKIRSDRHYLKAKDDVEGMLKKIPAIGDRLAKSASWIKDSVKYMMVPGVLFEELGFTYLGPIDGHDIPKLIETFKQADNVDGPVMVHVLTTKGKGYQPAEADSHKWHGISPYKIESGQVLKAVGKPMYTEVFGKTLIDLAKQDKRIVAVTPAMPTGSGLIPFSKEFPDRMIDVGIAEQHAATMCAALAMEGLKPVFAVYSTFMQRAYDQIVHDICRHNANVMFAIDRAGFVGPDGETHQGVYDVAFMRHIPNIVLMMPKDENELRHMMKTALEYNEGPIAYRYPRNNVVGVPLDDELIPIPIGTWEQLRPSEGYAIIASGSMVQLAEEAAETVKREGITVGVINARFLKPLDEQMLSDLAVRGTKLIVLEEASQAGSMGSAVLEFYAEQGLHDVHVQLMGIPDRFIEHGSIEDQRAEVGLTVENVSSELRSMAAQSSFGMSRTRFPS; via the coding sequence GTGCTGCTTCCACAAATTAAACAACCCAGTGATCTAAAGTCGATGTCTCAGGATGATCTTGTTCTTTTGTCGGCAGAGATCCGGCAGTTTCTGATTGAGAAGCTGTCCGTTACAGGGGGCCATCTCGCACCCAACTTAGGAGTGGTTGAGCTCACGGTAGCCCTGCATTATTGCTATAACAGTCCAGTGGACAAAATGATTTTCGATGTAGGGCATCAGGCTTATGTGCACAAGGTTCTAACGGGGCGGATGGATCGCTTCGATACACTGCGTCAGCATAATGGCTTGTGCGGATTTGTTAAACGTAACGAGAGTGAACATGATGTATGGGAAGCGGGCCACAGCAGTACATCGTTATCTGCTGCAATGGGCATGGCGCTTGCCCGTGATCTTAAGGGTGAAAACAATCAGGTTATCGCTATGATCGGGGATGGAGCGCTTACAGGTGGTATGGCCTTTGAAGCTCTCAATCACATTGGTCATGAACAGAAAAAGCTGATGGTTATCCTCAATGATAATGAAATGTCCATTGCTCCGAATGTTGGGGCAATGCATAAATATTTGAGCAAAATTCGTTCGGATCGCCATTATTTGAAAGCCAAGGATGACGTGGAAGGAATGCTCAAAAAAATTCCTGCCATCGGGGATCGTTTGGCCAAATCGGCGAGCTGGATTAAAGATAGTGTCAAATATATGATGGTTCCAGGGGTTCTGTTCGAAGAGCTGGGCTTCACCTATTTGGGACCTATTGATGGACACGACATTCCGAAATTGATTGAAACGTTCAAACAGGCGGATAACGTAGATGGGCCTGTAATGGTTCATGTACTGACAACCAAAGGTAAAGGCTATCAGCCGGCTGAGGCCGATTCACACAAATGGCACGGAATTTCTCCGTACAAAATTGAATCAGGTCAAGTACTCAAAGCTGTGGGCAAACCGATGTATACGGAAGTTTTTGGTAAAACGTTGATTGATCTTGCCAAGCAGGATAAACGAATTGTAGCGGTAACACCGGCCATGCCAACAGGTTCGGGTCTCATTCCTTTCAGTAAGGAATTCCCTGATCGCATGATTGACGTGGGTATTGCCGAACAGCATGCAGCAACCATGTGTGCAGCACTGGCTATGGAAGGGTTAAAGCCGGTATTTGCGGTCTATTCGACATTTATGCAACGTGCGTATGATCAAATTGTACATGATATTTGTCGTCATAACGCCAATGTCATGTTCGCCATTGACCGTGCCGGATTTGTCGGTCCGGATGGTGAAACACATCAAGGTGTGTATGATGTAGCGTTTATGCGTCATATTCCGAATATCGTACTGATGATGCCTAAGGATGAGAATGAACTGCGCCATATGATGAAGACGGCGCTTGAATATAACGAAGGCCCGATTGCTTATCGTTATCCACGAAACAATGTTGTAGGGGTGCCTCTTGACGATGAACTCATTCCGATTCCAATCGGTACATGGGAACAGCTTCGTCCATCAGAAGGCTATGCAATTATCGCTTCGGGATCAATGGTACAGCTTGCTGAAGAAGCTGCCGAAACGGTTAAAAGAGAAGGGATTACGGTTGGTGTAATTAACGCTCGTTTCCTTAAACCGCTTGATGAGCAGATGCTGAGTGATCTGGCAGTTCGAGGCACGAAGTTAATTGTGCTTGAAGAAGCTTCCCAAGCAGGCAGTATGGGCAGTGCAGTTCTGGAGTTTTACGCAGAACAAGGGCTGCATGATGTTCATGTGCAACTGATGGGCATTCCGGATCGATTCATTGAACATGGCAGTATTGAGGATCAAAGAGCTGAAGTGGGACTCACGGTTGAGAATGTGAGTTCGGAGCTGCGCAGCATGGCAGCCCAATCTTCATTTGGTATGTCCAGAACTCGGTTCCCTTCATAA
- the xseB gene encoding exodeoxyribonuclease VII small subunit: protein MANEPELNFEEAMAALEDIVGQLEHGDVPLEQAIDLFQRGMKLSQLCGLKLEQVERKIEMIVEEDGELRKKPFGAAVDESGEVNE, encoded by the coding sequence ATGGCGAATGAACCGGAATTGAATTTTGAAGAGGCAATGGCGGCATTGGAAGACATCGTAGGTCAGCTTGAGCATGGTGATGTTCCACTGGAACAGGCCATCGATTTGTTTCAGCGCGGAATGAAGCTTTCCCAACTTTGTGGTTTGAAGCTGGAACAAGTGGAACGTAAGATCGAGATGATCGTAGAAGAGGATGGGGAACTTCGCAAGAAACCGTTCGGCGCTGCCGTCGACGAAAGCGGTGAAGTCAATGAGTAA